DNA from Terriglobus tenax:
AGCGCCTCCGAACCTGGCGTGGCCTCAAAGACGCAGCTCACGACAGCCTTCTCGGCACCGTGACGCACCACGTCGCTTGAGGCTTTTCCGCCCATCAGCAGCGCCAAAGCGTCAATCAAAATGGATTTTCCGGCGCCGGTTTCGCCGGTAAGTAGATTCAGGCCGGGACCGAACCCAGCAACAGCGTGGTCCATTACGGCATAGTTTTCGGCTCGTAATTCCAACAGCATGGCTGCCTGAGCATAACAAACAGATGCACCAAACTGGGAACCCCGCACAACCTTCTGCACATTTTGCGCGTTTACACTGGTAATAAGCATTTCTGTGATGACGATGAGCCCAATGCACCTGTTCGCCTCCTTCCTCCTGCGTTTGCAGGAGACCGCCGCCGATCAACAGGCTGCGCCGCTTTCACCCTCCGCGGGCAATAGCTCCGCCATTGTGGAGATGATCCACAACTCCGGCCCCATTGCTCTGGGCGTGCTGGTGTTGCTGGCGCTCGGGAGTGTTTTCTCGTGGGCGATCATCTTCTCCAAATGGTCCGGCTTCCGTCGCGCGCAAACCCAGTCGCAGCGTTTTGTCCGGGCCTTCCGCAAGTCCAACCGGCTGAGCGAGATTGCCACTGTCGCCGAGCAGTTCAAGCCGTCGCCGCTGGTCAGTGTCTTTGCTGAGATCAACGACGAGTACCAGCGCCAGACCGGCGGTCGCGGACTTCCCCGCAACCCGCTCGCCCTGGAACGCGCGGCGCAGACGGCCTCCTCCGAGGCGCTGACCCGGCTGGAATCCCGTCTGACCTGGCTGGCGACGATCGCCGCAATTGCGCCGTTTGTCGGCCTTTTCGGCACCGTCATGGGCATTATTGACGCCTTCCATGGCCTGGGAACCCAGGGTGCGGCAACGCTGCGCGCCGTGGCTCCGGGTATCTCCGAGGCGCTGATCACGACCGCTGCGGGCCTGGTCGTCGCGATTCCGGCGGTAATCGGCTACAACCAGTTCACCGCTCGCCTGCGGGAGTTCGGCTCGCGGATGGATGACTTCGGCCGCGAACTGCTCTCGGCGATCGAAAACGCAGCCATGGCCCAGCCACCTGCCGCACCTCCAGTCGAGGAGCGCCGGGTGCGCCAGTACTAAGGGAGACACGCAACCATGGCTTTCTCCAGCGGCGGTAAGACGCAGACCTCGCTCGCAGAGATCAACATGACGCCGCTGATTGACGTCGTGCTGGTATTGCTGCTTATCTTCATGCTCACCGCGCCGGTGCTGCAGTCCGGCATTGACGTGGCTGTGCCCAAAACGCGCTCGGTCAACCAGGTAACCGAGGAGCGGCAGGTGGTCACCATCAACAAGGACCAGCAGGTCTTTCTGCAGGACAAGCCGGTCAACGTCAATGAGCTGCCGGGGTTGCTGCGCCGCGGCTCGTCTGACCCGGCAAAGAAGATCATCTACCTGCGTGCCGACGAGCGCGTTCCCTTCGGCGCCTTCGCCTCAGTAATGGACGCGGTGAAACAGGCCGGAATCACCAACATCAGCATCGTGACCCAGCCCATCGAGAAGTAGCCATGCCGAACGACCGCACATGGACGGAACAGGACCCGCTCGGCGGCAATATCGCCGGGTCAGTGATTCTGCACGCCCTGATTCTCGGCGGCGTGGTGGCCGCGGGCTATATCACCCATCGCGGCGATACCTGGGGCGCGGCCTCGGCGCAGACCAGCGCCATCCAGGCCTCCATGGTCTCGGCCATTCCACTGCCCAACACCCAGCGCTTTGACGAAAAGCAGGTTCTGACCTCCGAGACGCCGAGTCCCGCACCTAAAGAGGCCAAGCCTGAGACGGTAACTCCGCCCAAAGCCGATGAAATTCCTATCCCGGTCAAACAGACGCCGAAGAAGCCGCAGGTGGCGGAAAAGGAGACTCCTGCGCCGCCCAAGCATCCGCAGCCGGTCACTCCTCCCAAGCCGAACGTAGCCCAGACAGGCGAAACCTCCGGCGTTCGTATTGCGCAGTCGACCATGCAGGTGACCAACGGGACGGCCTCGGTTGCCGTACAGGACTCCGCTTTCGGAGCGCGGTACGCCTACTACGTCAACGTTGTGAACCGCACGGTCGCCCGGAACTGGTTCACCCAGGAAGCGGACCCTCGCGCCTCCGTGGGACGCAGCGTGACCATTATTTTTGACATTCTGCGGGACGGCACACCAAGCAACGTCCGCATGGGGCAACGCTCGGGCTCGCCGTCGCTCGATGCATCAGCACAGCATGCATTGGAGCGGGTGGATGGCTTCGGTCCCCTGCCCGCCGGCGACCACATCACGGTGGAGTACACCTTTCATTACCAGCCACACTGACGTTATCCGCATCAAACCGGATGAGATTTCGTCATACCATAGGAATGAGAATGCAAAGTCCGTCGCGTAAGTTCAACGTTCTTCTAGCGTTCGTGGCCGCTGTCGTTACCGCGGCTGTACCGGCGCGTGCCCAGGACTGGTTCAAGACCGAAACCAGCACCGGCGTCGACAAGATCCGCATCGCGGCCGCTGACTTCAAGCAGGGCTCCGCCGATGCGGCTGCGCTGAAGCGCACCTTCGATTCCGTGTTTTATGCCGATCTGGGCAATGCCGGTTTGTTTGACCTGGTTTCGAAGAGCATGCTGCCGCAGCTCACACCGGGCGCTCCCAGCGAGATGAACGTTCAGCAGTGGGGAGCTGCCCCGGTCAACGCCGCCATGGTCGCCTTTGGATCGGCGACCGTGCAGTCCGGCAAACTCGTCGTCAACGGCTGGCTGTTCGACGCCAAGAACGTACAGTACCCGCAGGTGCTGGCCAAACAGTACACCGAAGATGCCACCGACGACTCGGCTCGCCAGATTGCCCACCGCTTCGCCGATGAGATTATCTTCCGGCTGGGTGGCGGCGTTCCCGGCATTGCCGAGACAAAGATCGTCTACGTCCACCAGGCCGGAGGCTCCAAAGAGATCTGGATGATGGACTACGACGGCGCCAACCAGCACCAGATCACCCATCTTGGAACGGTTTCCCTTTCGCCGCGTATTTCTCCGGACAACACGCGCATCGCCTTCTCATCGCTGGGCAAGGATGGCTGGGGAATTCGCATGTACTCGCTGGTACTTGGCCGCATGGTTGGCTTCCCCATCTTCGGGGGTACGAACCTGTCTCCGGCGTGGTCTTCCACGGGAGCGAATCTCGCCTTCTCCAGCTCACGCACGGGCGACCCTGAAATCTGGGTGACCGACGCGAATGGCAACGGCGCCCACCGCGTAACCAGCTTCCGCGGACCGGATGTCTCCCCAGTCTGGAACCCGCGTACCAACGCGCAGATTGCCTGGATCAGCGGCCGCAGCGGCCTTCCCCAGCTCTACATCATGGATGCGGACGGCGCAGGAGTAACCCGCCTGACCGATATCGGCTACGCCACCTCACCCTCATGGTCCCCCAATGGCCAGTTCCTCACCTTCGCGTGGAACCGCAAGTACGGTCCCGGAGCACCGGGCGGCCAGGATATCTACGTTCAGGAAGTCTCCCCCGGAGCCGGCGGGTCGTACCGCTGGGTCCAGGTGACGCATGACAACGGACGCTGCGACTTCCCGTCGTGGTCGCCCGATGGCCGCCACATCGTTTACGCCAGCACCGCCAGCGGCAAGATGGAGATCTGGACCATGCTGGCGGATGGCACGCAGAAGCGCCGCCTGACCACAAATGGCGGCAACGACATGCCCAACTGGAGCTGGAAATAACCGCCTTTCGCAAATTTAGTCGATGCTTTGCAGCAATGTATCAACGGAATTGAATCAAACATGTAGGTAGGGCCCGGCCGTGATTGGAACGCGCCGAGGCAGGAGGAAAGATTTCCAATGAACGTATCCGCTCTTCGCAAGATGACCGTTCTGGCTATTGCGCTGGCTTTTGGCGCTGCCGGATGCCACAAGAAGGCTTCGGCTCCCCCGCCGTATACCGCTCCCGATGTTCCGGCCAGCCCTGCACCAACGGCCAACATCACCGCTGAGCCGCTGGCCATCGATCTGGGTCAGTCCGTGGTTCTGAACTGGCGCACCACCAATGCGACCTCGGTCACCATTGACGGCATCGGCGCTGTCAACGTGAACGGTACCCAGACGGTGACCCCCTCCAGCTCGACCAACTTCCACCTGGTGGCCAAGGGCGATGGCGGTACGGCAGAGGCCAACGTTCGCGTGACCGTGCGTGTTCCTGAGACCCCGACCGTGCCGACCGCCAATGCCGACATGGGTACGGACGCCGAGTTCGCTCGCAACGTGCAGGACATCTTCTTCGATTACGACAGCTACGACGTTCGCACCGATGCGCAGGGCTCCATCTCGGCCTCTGCCAGCTACCTGGCCGCTCATCCGGCCATCAAGGTGGTCATCGGCGGCTACTGCGACGAGCGTGGATCGGCGGAGTACAACCTGGCCCTGGGCGAAAACCGCGCCAATGCCGCGAAGACCTCCCTGGTCAACGCTGGTGTCGCTCCCTCGCGCATCCGCGTTATCAGCTACGGCAAGGAAAAGCAGTTCTGCACCGACCAGACCGAGGCCTGCTGGCAGCAGAACCGCCGTGCACAGTTCTCGCTCGACCGCTAGTCCGCGCGTCGTAGACTGGAACCAACAACCCGGAGAGGCGCTTGCCCGCTGCAAGCGCCTTTTCCGCGTCCATAGCGTTTGAGGAAACCCGCCATGAAGCTTCTGCGCATTGCACCTGCAGCCCTGTTCGCCTGCTCGCTTTTCGTCTCCCCGGCATTTGCCGTCAACAAGGACATGGTGCAACTGCAGACCCAGGTGCAGCAGTTGCAGGAGTCCGTCGCGCGCCTGCAGCAGGCCAACGATGAGCGCATGGGCGTTCTCCGCGACCTGGTGCAGCAGACCGCCGACTCCGTCAACCGCATGTCGGTCTCCGTCAATACGCTGCAGAAACAGATGTCGACCAGTTCGGAGACCGAGGCAGGAAAGACCGAACAGCTCAGCAACCAGGTGCAGTCCCTCAACGACTCCATGGATGAGCTGAAGGCCCGTCTTGGCCGCATGGAAAAGGCACTGAGCGACCTGCAGAACCAGCAGCAGTCCATCAACGCCAAGCTGGATAACGGAGTTCCCTCAGGCGGTTCGAACATGCCTCCTGCCGGTGCGAACCCTGTACCGGATACCGCTGTTCCCTACACACCTCCGCCGGCAGCTACACCGACTCCCCGCAAGGGCGGTAAACCTGCCGCAGGCACGCCGATGAGCCAGGGCGTCGACCCAAATGCCGCACAGCAGCCGGTGGCGGAATCAGCCCCCCCGGTCAGCGACCTGTACCAGACCGCGTACTCGGATTATGTTGCCGCCAAGTATGCCCTGGCGTCGGCAGAGTTCAACCGGGTGATCCAGTTCTACCCGGACAACGCTCTGTCCGGAAACGCGAACTTCTACCTAGGCGAGATCGACTACCGCGCCGGGAAGTTCCCTTCCGCCATCAAGTTCTATGACAAGGTGCTGGAGCAGTATCCGGGCAACAACAAGATCGCCCTCTCTCATCTGCACAAGGGCTATGCCCTGATCGCTACCAGGCAGGAGGCTGCAGGCGCCCGTGAGTTGCGCGCGTTGATCGCACGCTATCCCGGAACGCCGGAAGCGAATCAGGCGCGCGTCAAGCTGAATGGCCTGAAGCGCGCCGCCAACTAACTGCGGATGCCGTACATCAGACCTTCCACCTCGGCACGCTGATCCGCCGTAAGCGGCAGGCGAGGCAGCCGGGGCGTTCCGCCGTAATATCCCGTCAGGTCCGCCGCGTACTTCACACCGGCAATCCCCAGGCCCTCAACAATTCCCTTCGCCGGCGCCGCAATGCGGGTCTGCTTCTCAGCAGCCAGCTTAGGGTCTCCGTCCTTCCACGCGGCATACACCTCGTGGCAGGCCTGCGGAGCGCTGGCGGTAAAGGCCGTCAGCAGCCCCTGGGCACCGGACGCCAGGGCGTCCACCATGCCTGCATCCGCGGCAGCGATCACCTGGAAGCCCACGTTTCGGGTACGTGTCTTCATGGCTGGCTTTGATGGGGCCACAGCAACAGCCGTGCCTCCCTCTGACAACGCGCCTGCATTCACAAAAGTCCCCGTCTCATTGCGATCAGTCGCAAGCATTCGTCCGGTCACAGCGGCAAAAATCGGCGTGACCACGACGTCCCTTTTCGGAGCATCTGCAGTGGCGGAGAGTACGCCCGCGATATCGTCCGTACCGGTCACAACGCCGAATATCCGCGGATGCCGCGACAGCGAAGCAATCTCTTCTGAGGAGAGTTTCGCCTCGGCATCCAGAATCACGACAGGTAACTCGCTCGCATCTGCCACGGGGGCAAAGTACACATCGGGCCGCAGCGCAGGCACCTGCACCAGGGCGACGTCATAGCCAAGGCCGGCGGCATACTGAATCAGTTCCAGCGTTGCAGCCACACTGGGGCGACCTGCGCCAGCCCACAGAACCTTCTCCGGCGATGCCGCACGGGCAGCAACGGCCAGCACCTCACGCGTCTCCGCATCGGTCAGCATCTCCGGCTCACCGGGTCCGGCAAGAAGAGCGATGCCCGCGGCAGGCGTCATCGCATAGTGCGCAACATTGTGTTCCAGCTTGCGCAAATACACGCGGCCATCGGGATAAAACGGAGTGGCGGCAGGAATATGCAGTCCATCAAGCAGCATGAACATTATTTTAGTGCGCTTTCTACCGGTTGCCCGTTTGCATGGCAATAACACGAAAGCTTATTTCCCAACGGTCCTGCAATGTCGTACCGTGTATGGGAAGCCACACAGTTTAATCAGGGGAGACGACGCATCACTATATGGCAGAAGAGTTTGAAGACGTAGGTGGAAAGTCTGCGGGCGACCTGGGGGTTGAGGCCCTGTGGTTTGTGGCCCATAGCCTTCTGGCCTTCCTGGTCGTCGTGGTCGTGGTTGCCGTCTTCGGCCTTTCGCAGCCCGATCCCGACGCGACGCAGCCCAAGCTGCTGTGTACCGCAATCATCTTTCTGGCCGCGATTATCGTAGGTTTTGGCCTCTCCAAGGTCATCAGGAACGAGGTTGCACGCCACATCTGGATCTCTGGCCTGCTGATGTTTTCCATCGTCTGTGTCTACGTGCTGGACCTGCCAACGGGCCCCGGCCTGTGCAATGGTTGCGGTGCCGTGGAGAAGCTCTACCGCACCTTCTTTAATCTCGCGAATCCCAGCGGCCTGATGGGCGGCTACGGCTTCGCCGTGGGCACATGGCTGCCGCTGTCGCTGGTTTCGTATTCCCTTGGAGCCAACCTCGGCCTGCCCAAGACGGAAGACTAATTCTTTTCGAAAAACACGAAGGGCGTGAGCCATGTGCTCACGCCCTTCGTGTTTGGTCCAGTTTTACAAAGGGTTACGCCTTCACCGGCTCGCGCTCCGCGTGCAGTGCCTGGAGGGCCTTTACATTCACCTCTCCACCCTGGAGAGAATCGATTCCCTCCGCGGCAGCGCGTGCCGCCGCAATGGTGGTGATAGTCGGAATGCGCGCCAGCACAGCGGCGCGGCGAATGGCCTTCTCGTCGAAGAAGGTGTCCTGTCCGCGCGGTGTGTTGACGATGAGCTGAATGCGCTCGCCCTTGATGTAGTCGACCACGTTCGGACGGCCTTCCTTCACCTTGTACACACGCTCCACCTGCAGGCCGGCATCTTCCAGCACGTCCGCCGTGCCGTGCGTCGCCACGATATGGAAGCCCATCTCGCGGAACTGGCGTGCCAAGGCGACTACATGCTGCTTATCATGCTCATTCACGCTGATAAAGACGTTGCCCTTCTTCGGAAGCACCTGTCCGGCCGAGAGCTGCGCCTTAGCGAAGGCTTCGCCGAAGTTATCGGCCACACCCATCACCTCGCCGGTCGACTTCATCTCCGGCCCGAGAACCGTGTCCACTCCTGGGAACTTGCCCCACGGGAAGACCGGGCTCTTGACGAAGAAGTGGTCTCCGGTGCCAAGGTCCTTGCCGCTGGCCAGTTCAGCCGGCAGCAACTCAGCCAGCGTCTTGCCAATCATCAGGCGCGATGCGATCTT
Protein-coding regions in this window:
- a CDS encoding MotA/TolQ/ExbB proton channel family protein, translated to MSPMHLFASFLLRLQETAADQQAAPLSPSAGNSSAIVEMIHNSGPIALGVLVLLALGSVFSWAIIFSKWSGFRRAQTQSQRFVRAFRKSNRLSEIATVAEQFKPSPLVSVFAEINDEYQRQTGGRGLPRNPLALERAAQTASSEALTRLESRLTWLATIAAIAPFVGLFGTVMGIIDAFHGLGTQGAATLRAVAPGISEALITTAAGLVVAIPAVIGYNQFTARLREFGSRMDDFGRELLSAIENAAMAQPPAAPPVEERRVRQY
- a CDS encoding ExbD/TolR family protein, whose amino-acid sequence is MAFSSGGKTQTSLAEINMTPLIDVVLVLLLIFMLTAPVLQSGIDVAVPKTRSVNQVTEERQVVTINKDQQVFLQDKPVNVNELPGLLRRGSSDPAKKIIYLRADERVPFGAFASVMDAVKQAGITNISIVTQPIEK
- a CDS encoding TonB family protein, producing the protein MPNDRTWTEQDPLGGNIAGSVILHALILGGVVAAGYITHRGDTWGAASAQTSAIQASMVSAIPLPNTQRFDEKQVLTSETPSPAPKEAKPETVTPPKADEIPIPVKQTPKKPQVAEKETPAPPKHPQPVTPPKPNVAQTGETSGVRIAQSTMQVTNGTASVAVQDSAFGARYAYYVNVVNRTVARNWFTQEADPRASVGRSVTIIFDILRDGTPSNVRMGQRSGSPSLDASAQHALERVDGFGPLPAGDHITVEYTFHYQPH
- the tolB gene encoding Tol-Pal system beta propeller repeat protein TolB; the protein is MQSPSRKFNVLLAFVAAVVTAAVPARAQDWFKTETSTGVDKIRIAAADFKQGSADAAALKRTFDSVFYADLGNAGLFDLVSKSMLPQLTPGAPSEMNVQQWGAAPVNAAMVAFGSATVQSGKLVVNGWLFDAKNVQYPQVLAKQYTEDATDDSARQIAHRFADEIIFRLGGGVPGIAETKIVYVHQAGGSKEIWMMDYDGANQHQITHLGTVSLSPRISPDNTRIAFSSLGKDGWGIRMYSLVLGRMVGFPIFGGTNLSPAWSSTGANLAFSSSRTGDPEIWVTDANGNGAHRVTSFRGPDVSPVWNPRTNAQIAWISGRSGLPQLYIMDADGAGVTRLTDIGYATSPSWSPNGQFLTFAWNRKYGPGAPGGQDIYVQEVSPGAGGSYRWVQVTHDNGRCDFPSWSPDGRHIVYASTASGKMEIWTMLADGTQKRRLTTNGGNDMPNWSWK
- the pal gene encoding peptidoglycan-associated lipoprotein Pal, whose protein sequence is MNVSALRKMTVLAIALAFGAAGCHKKASAPPPYTAPDVPASPAPTANITAEPLAIDLGQSVVLNWRTTNATSVTIDGIGAVNVNGTQTVTPSSSTNFHLVAKGDGGTAEANVRVTVRVPETPTVPTANADMGTDAEFARNVQDIFFDYDSYDVRTDAQGSISASASYLAAHPAIKVVIGGYCDERGSAEYNLALGENRANAAKTSLVNAGVAPSRIRVISYGKEKQFCTDQTEACWQQNRRAQFSLDR
- a CDS encoding tetratricopeptide repeat protein, whose amino-acid sequence is MKLLRIAPAALFACSLFVSPAFAVNKDMVQLQTQVQQLQESVARLQQANDERMGVLRDLVQQTADSVNRMSVSVNTLQKQMSTSSETEAGKTEQLSNQVQSLNDSMDELKARLGRMEKALSDLQNQQQSINAKLDNGVPSGGSNMPPAGANPVPDTAVPYTPPPAATPTPRKGGKPAAGTPMSQGVDPNAAQQPVAESAPPVSDLYQTAYSDYVAAKYALASAEFNRVIQFYPDNALSGNANFYLGEIDYRAGKFPSAIKFYDKVLEQYPGNNKIALSHLHKGYALIATRQEAAGARELRALIARYPGTPEANQARVKLNGLKRAAN
- a CDS encoding dihydrodipicolinate synthase family protein, with protein sequence MFMLLDGLHIPAATPFYPDGRVYLRKLEHNVAHYAMTPAAGIALLAGPGEPEMLTDAETREVLAVAARAASPEKVLWAGAGRPSVAATLELIQYAAGLGYDVALVQVPALRPDVYFAPVADASELPVVILDAEAKLSSEEIASLSRHPRIFGVVTGTDDIAGVLSATADAPKRDVVVTPIFAAVTGRMLATDRNETGTFVNAGALSEGGTAVAVAPSKPAMKTRTRNVGFQVIAAADAGMVDALASGAQGLLTAFTASAPQACHEVYAAWKDGDPKLAAEKQTRIAAPAKGIVEGLGIAGVKYAADLTGYYGGTPRLPRLPLTADQRAEVEGLMYGIRS